The following proteins are co-located in the Triticum aestivum cultivar Chinese Spring chromosome 1A, IWGSC CS RefSeq v2.1, whole genome shotgun sequence genome:
- the LOC123048731 gene encoding uncharacterized protein has translation MWKLSSNNPSVVYWEFKLKVDLTDIWSHQTYKSSMLPQIVPTVALVHPRNAYKVYFFLGQHIFCVNLKKKKLMQCLELDNQELPSLSSLVVHSWNLPAGTTKIHSSGPDESHVPGVHFLVHYNSVDGFLEKAVAVMSRSRPELFGMGLDELEEDEDHSLTMEESDDGDDSEMEQLEEGGNDCEMTEESEED, from the exons ATGTGGAAGCTGTCCTCCAACAATCCGTCGGTCGTGTACTGGGAGTTTAAGCTTAAGGTGGACTTGACTGATATCTGGAGCCACCAGACCTACAAGTCTAGTATGCTTCCGCAGATCGTCCCCACGGTGGCGCTCGTCCACCCAAGGAATGCCTACAAGGTTTACTTCTTCCTGGGCCAGCACATCTTCTGTGTCAACCTGAAGAAAAAGAAACTGATGCAGTGTCTGGAGTTGGACAATCAGGAGCTGCCGTCACTCTCCTCCCTCGTGGTCCATTCCTGGAATTTGCCGGCAGGGACCACAAAAATCCATTCGTCTG GGCCTGATGAGTCTCACGTCCCTGGGGTTCATTTCCTGGTTCACTATAACTCGGTGGATGGTTTTCTTGAGAAAGCAGTAGCTGTCATGAGCAG GTCGCGTCCTGAATTGTTTGGCATGG GTCTGGATGAACTTGAAGAAGACGAAGATCACTCTCTGACCATGGAGGAATCTGATGACGGAGATGACTCTGAGATGGAGCAACTTGAAGAGGGCGGAAATGACTGCGAGATGACTGAGGAATCTGAAGAGGACTGA